Within Aricia agestis chromosome Z, ilAriAges1.1, whole genome shotgun sequence, the genomic segment CAGCTTTCCTTGCTTACACTTTACTAAACTTTTGAGACTTGTCATAAAACATCACAAAACCTACTTTGTGTGTGTTTGTGGCTCATTTCAATgatgtaaaacattaaaatcattGAGATTATTATGAATCTAATATTCTCGTGTctcagtgtttgtgcgcgaactcctccgaCGGcccaaccgattttaatgaaattttatatgtaaattcattaggcctgagaataagtttatctacattttatattgatattataaataatgtatatggcaaaacaacgtttgccggttCAGCTAGTGTTATTATATAAACTTTAAACAATTTATCGTCTGTCTCAGGTGCATCGACGAAGGAGGCTCAGGTGCGAGTGGGACAGGAGATAGCTGAACAGCTGGTGAACATTGCCAAGCCAAACACCTTCGCCGTGCCGCTCGCTGAAGTGACCCGCGTACTCAACAAATGATCAAATTACTATAACAActgcttttatattattataagtttatttttatacaatgtttttttttcatttctagaTAAGACGTATCAAGCGGGAACcatattttttccaaaaaatattatatcccttCCCGTACATacttactcaaagtatctctgtaccaaattttaccaaaatcgCTTCAGGCCAGTTTCACTTAAACTGGCCTGAAGCGATTGAGCGATAAAGACAAACAGATCACATCGTTATATAGTCATACTATCGACGCCTgttaaaaatgatttaaataaagcATAGAaagtacatttaaattatttatttaaaattacttacacataatattttacaaacgtATAAAAAACTTATTGATTCGGAACTAATAAATTCAGAGAATACCTAATATCAGACGGTTAACACTTGGTGATAAGGACCAGTGGGATAGGATGGGATGGTAGGATGTGGTTGGTAGGAATATCAACGTCTAATAGAGTGGGATGGTGTGGGATTGGGAAGAGGCGAGCAATTTTCATTCGTACGGTGGATGGTCctcaaatgaaaattatttatgcTAACtctcttaataaaaaatatttacacgtcGACTAACTACATAAGGCCTACTATAATTGTCGTTGTCTGGCACAGGAATTGTTACACACAAAGACAGCGGACCATGAATAGTTATacactacgtaaatatttttattagtaagagagtAACAGTATGGGATAGGATGGGATAGATAGGAGGGGCGGGATTTCTAACGATTTTATGGactatggatattggatagacCTCAAAAGGATGGAGGATGTGGTAGAACATGGGATAGGAAAGGAATATTTGATGGGAATAACTGAGTTTTTACATGGCATATAGGATTGTAGTAGGATAAGAAGTGTTCTGATAGGTTGTGATAGGAATTATAGTAGGATAGGAATGGGGGCAGGATGTGATGGGATTAGTTGCCCCGCCTGAACGTCCTTCCGGTCCTGGGGGAGGGAGTGGGGGGCTCCTCTTCCGCCTCAACCTCCTGGCTCGCTTTCGACGCTGTTAAAGTATAATACAtgcattaataaattatttaatagggGGAAACAGGGTAAGTTAAGACACAGGCAGGTAAGGTAAGGGTTCAAGTCAATGCTAAATCAGTGTATTTTGTTGTTTGGAAACGCAGTGCACAGTGGCACAACAAAATGGAGTATCTTACCGTGGTGCcggacaaaaaaatattataggctGCTTTAAcgctaatttaaatttaatcagccccggatctagggggggcCAAAGCGGGGCCtatgccccgggcggcaaattcagggggcggccaaattcacacttcacggaccaatggataactcatcatttatttaactttgaccacgtaataaataatagcacaagtacagcaatttcatggcTATAATATCAACTTGACCAATACCCTGAGCGCGGAGTGAGACGTGCTGCACGCACCTTTATTATTCGCGAGGCGCGTAGGCATAGTTCAAAATACGCGCCCGACTCTCGCTCGCTTTTAAACCCTACcctcagtggcggatttacagatttgccgcctgtaggctattcaatttttgccgcccctataacggacctttgaaattcaatacgttagtttagttcacaatcatatcccaaCGGCCACCaagaacattttttgaaaatttttgctgagacgaccacacaaggtttcaccctgtgcggtagcgaaacggcgaaaccttacatattatttactggtatgtagaatttgcttaagttagggtcagtagagttaggccgtgtagatttaGAAGCtaattggctctacatgagatctcatatctttttcacagggtaaaccttatgtggtcgtctcggcaatattttacaagaaatgtttttggtgggatttttttatttctgtaagataaaaaaaatggggctaaatttgccgcccctctaaatctggcGCCCtataggctccagcctacttagcctattggtaaatccgccacctACCCTACCctgttaaatatacatattgatagctgaaattatatggatgataaaggtgaaaataaacataagtaggtaggcggggcggcatttttcagtttttgccccgcctaaaaaaaattgaagatccggGGCTGAATTTAATCTAGACTTGCCCTGTGTCCAATTTTACCCTGATCaacttagaaaaaatatttcatttattgattataataaattatattacatgtaatatgtttattgtttagtaaGTGCAAATAAAAATCTTACCCGAGTACATTTTCACAGAATATCCACATTCTGTGTACCTAATCCAAAACTACCGTAGGTACTTGTTAGGTGCTGactacaaatattatgttttgtaaatcGTGCGGCGTGCGTGTGTTTTGAAGTTAATAattcaaaaatgttaaatgttacATTGTTGTGTTAATTTTGCAGAATTCAAATACTCAATAAGGAACGAAACAAATTTAAACCGCGTTGCGGCATCGCAACGTCAAAATTGGTGgaattacttagttttgtttttatgaGTTTTGAATTTTTGCTTTTGAATTAGTGCCGCAACGCGGTTACAGTattcccaaattaataatgcgcatgcaaatcttcgctaattgtcgtaatcacggaaacacccgaatctatgaaacgaaGAGCCTCAACctatgcacttgcattttgcaccttgttcaaaggaaatagaagtaattATAACATAGTCGGTGggtgtccgctgtcgccggtccgttaACAAATggtataactcaccgggaagtcACCGCGACGTAGCCAGTGTCGTTAacatggcaacgtccaagcaacgtctggcgCCTCTACGACGCCGCAAGCGGtgattttcttaaaattaagtttaaaataaagctctttgcagcgacgtcttccgacgctcgggaaatacgaccgttgccgaaaaattacgaaaatttctatgcgcattatcactttgggagcactgtatgtGTTGTTGCCATAAATGCTTCTATTACTTATAGTATGGTTGCAGAGTATTCAGAAATTCGTCCATTGGcgctttttttaaattgatctTTAATTTGATCATGAATGTAATACATcacgtttgccccttattttatttataaaagggcaaatgagcaaacgggtaacctgatagGAAGCAAGACACCGGTTGCCGACCTTTTATGTGCGAATACATTCTCTTTTTACCTGCATCGATAGCAATATATTCCTGCATAAAAGAGACAAGCATAGATGAGTCATTTTCAAAATGCcttgttaattattatcatataatCTGTGCTGTGTTATTCTAGTCTACTATTGTCTATTAGTTTTAGTTGCTATTAGGGTCAGGTCACACCGAAACGTAACATTACGAGAGGCTATGCATAAATAAAGTGATACGAAATTCAAATGTCAAGAGTCATGCCatttgatatttaaattttgcatttgtacaatcagagaagttgattcgtaggcagatggcggacctacgcgTACGTAATGGTAGCACGTCGTATAACGTCAAATGCAGCCGACAGGtcaaacattgaattgacataatccgaccaaatgacgtatctactgcctatgaatcagttTCTTCGACGGTACGTCGCCGTACAGTTTTGTCTCTTTTCGGTGTAACTTTGAATGCATTTTCATGTTTACTCACATTTCTCCTCAATCTGTGGCTACTCGTGCTAAGTTACTGGGTTAAATAAAACAGTAGTAATATATTAgtaatttaataacaattacAAGCAACGTCGGCGTTTAGTTCGCTTGCTCccataaaaacataaattaatttagtcaACAAATACAGCCAAAAGTGCAGGTTCGGGCACAGAATAAATAGAGACAAAAGAGCTCtgataatatacataaaattatttagaaataaGGCTCCGCTACGCTCAGGGGTGCGATTTTTGTAACTGCTAGCAGTGGAGTAGTTAACTACAAATTGGCATCGAAAAAGCTACCGCTTAAGCAATTGTTATAACAcgtaaaaattaactttataccTGCTTCCATAGAGATTCCTTAAACGAGGTGAGTATTTAACTTATGCGTGTTACAACTGAAGCCTTGCATGATACAACTTATAACAAAAACAGGCGCTTTAAccgagacgttttctttatcgcttttttaaagattcgccgatcaaaatgtatgaaattgacttAAGCGTTTAATAAAAtgtcgacattcgactcatgtcGTCATACATTTTGTTCGACGATTTTATAAATAGGCGataagaaaacgtcttggccaAAGGGCCTCATTAGGGAGCGTTGTTGTCTCTGTTTATTCTGTGTTTGGTGGTGTGCGGGTTAGGCGCGTGTTGTGTGGTTAATACGCACGCCTGGTGAAGCGGCTCTTGCCGGTCTTGCCCGACTCCTCGGTCTTGCCAGCGTTGAAACGCTTCTTGTCTGTAAAAAATATCGATGAGATTGAGCGACTGGCGTAACTGTATCAATATGCACAGGAGAGTCAATCAAAAAGTTTGACTCAGGACACTCCAAAGATTCGATACACTAGAGTTGTTTTTGTTGCGGTTCTAAAACGGAGCTAGCCAGCTCTGGaattatgtataggcagtataggcagcgtcctatggcgtcctaggggtGGCGGCAACGTCcaaggatggcggcagagttcgtacttAAGGGCGCCAAAATTAATATggtactcataaaaatataaatccagcccTGGTGGTAGCTTTTTTAGCTAGAGGTAGATATAATGTTTCTCGATTCTTGAGCTGAACACTAGATAGATGTTTCAGTAAGTTCTATCCCATCTGTAAGTGATCAAGTAAGTTCCACCAAATAATTTTCAGAAAGTACTTAGTTTATCTCAATGTTAGTCGACTGTTAAGCTGCCCACTTGGGCCGCTttcagtcataactcataagttactataatattattttcagtagAAATACTCACTGTAGTTGGCTTTGACTGGTCCATCAGCCTGGCCATCTTCTGAGTGAGAGGCAGGTGACGCGTGCCTCGCTGTGAAAAAGCAACATTCGTGTTAACCTTGAATATTCCTCACCATTTTTGTGACTATAATACGACCCAatgggttataacttataagtgtaACGTCTGTGTGTATTGCACACAGACCACGGTGCAAATAGCTGGCCAAAATAAAAAGAACTCCTGCATAACTTCAGCGACATAAGTtcagggggcaccagaagagtgaAGGTTTAAAGACCGATTCTTACCGACTATACGGATACATAGACATAGATTGCTTAATCGATCGAGTAgccttaatccgtcactgcataaCTTGATATAAATTAAACAAGTAAATACCATGAGCAATTTGAATGGGGTCTCGGTAAAATCTAGGTTATGCCTAGGATATAGTTGTGTATTTCGACCAACTATTCGTGACCCAACATTTCAGCCATCcaaccattgaagaaattgattcataggcagttggcagacctacgtcaattggtcgaattatgtcaattcaatgttttgTGATCTGTCgaatgggtttgacataacgtgaccaaattacgcaggtctACCATCTGCATACGAATCAACTTCTATGGTAGTACTAAGTACATCAAAATTGgacaagacataatattattatcactaccACCATTTGTCTTACATACCTTCAGCAGCCTGCGCCCTCTTCCTCTTCAGGGTCTCGAGCAGGTCGGTGTTGCTGCGGAAGGGCCGCACGCCGTTGCCCACCAGCTTCTTGCCTTCAGTGGAGGAAGGTGGCGCCTCCGTGGATGCCTCATGCTGCTCCTCCTGCTCGTATTCCCCCTCGTCGTCGTATTCCGCTTCCTCCTGGAACCATTAAAATAATACCATTATGTGACGAATATTTTTGATAAGGCTATTTTGATGCGTGCAGCGGAGTAGCTGCTGCCATAttggaaaatgtcatttaaaagACTAGTCCAAAATCCTGTACATATCCATCCAAGTATCATTTTAATTTTGCTTACATTGACAAAATTATCCTTTAGTAGGTAGTTTAGTAGGAACATTAATATGGTAATATTGATGTTTCTACTAAACAATTGTTTAATCTAATCTACTTTTAAGTTAAATCTAATATACTTTAAGATCTCACATTATGTAAATAACAGCAATTGTTATAGATATTgaataaagcaaagaaatagactatattatttgttcataatgttatttggttcctATAAACACATATTGCaattttccatagaacttggcactcatttagGTCTCCATTCTTTTTAAGGCGAAGTCCATAGACAAGCGTAATGTTCTTATTGAACTTTtctcttttttacatttatgtttttggtgggatagtcattactatttactacccgttgcccgcattggtcggtaccgccgcaaaagcttcgtcccgcaatttttaaatctgtaatatcgtcgaaaatattcatttaaatcatatgctgtaaagggccatatagatctatattaaatcaataatgtgtttaaagtatttaattgaataaggattattgccgtatgagttaaaatcgcttcgaaaataagccctcatttaaattcaaattcatttatttttgcgtaTGTGTGTTACAATAATGTAGGTCttatatttgatattatgttCAACACATAGGCCTTTGTGGGCATGCAAAATTAACAATAGAGAATTATTACAGTCTAAAACAAGTCATAAAAGAATTATACAGtcaacaatatttaatataatgtagtaaaattaattcattaatattaaagttattattagtatttaaagttaaaagtaaatgacaaaaaatgttattgtgggatatccataagagatagacatattatACCACCGGGGATTTTCCTGTAGACCTTTTGATAGTCTACAATACTTAGTaactacattatttttataaatctcgtagggttgcctgcgtttgcaatgtaagcggaaaaaaaaatatttacgacatcacattagaaaccccaaaattaacagtatttctccactatttaatgaatgacgTTATTACTTATAAACTTTCTTCTTTAattactctatctattaaagaaaaccgcataaaaatccgttgcttattttttaagattaaagggaacaagaGGGAAAAagaagcgactttgttttatgtATTGATTAGTTTTCACCACCCGTACCTACCAGTACACTTAGCATAACAGCAATAGAAAcaggaaagaatcgacatactgacagattttagtgataAAATGGCGGATTGCCTTTGTCTAACTGTCAATTTGTCTATTTTTTCGAAGAAAGAAACCGCCTTTATTGTGACCGTGCTACGAGAAATCATTATATGTAGGCAACATTTTGGTTCCCCAGTTTCACCTAGCCCCTACACGATATAGCTTAGTTGGAAACAGCTGATAGCTATATTTTGGTCCCCTTGATTCAGTCAGAGAAAAAACAGTGCTTAACGTTCTCGGTATTGCTTACAAGTTGTTGGATTTAAATGTTTGGTATTGTATatgccaattattattattatggacaATGTCACTGACTatgaacattttttaaatattcaccGTTAAATTTAATTGCTAAAATTATGCCTTTTACGATTCTCAATGCCAAATTGTTGTATATTATGAATGTTTTTGTGATTTAAGTTAAATACCTGTCACAAAAAGTCGTCCTTGTTTGACCTACAAACTTTACAATTCCTTCAAGCTCTTTTGCGAAGTTTTCCTCAATAAAACTTTAGAGCTATAAAACGGTAAATGGATAAAAAACGCACTCATCACGTTTCGTTTATTGAGCAATAAAAATCGTCAACTATGGTATAAAACAAAAGATTTTCAAATAACTTTTAACATAGAATAAAACTAAGTTCGTGAAAATACTCCGACCTAAAATTCATATTGCAACTACtacaatataattaactagTGTCAAGTCAAAATAACTAAGACTCAAATTGACGACTTCGGCACACTCGTTATCGTACGGTGTACCGCCTATCGGAGCTGACGAAATAGACGCCAAAGCTTATAAAATATCGCAACAACTATTAGTGACGGTGATTAAACTAGGAAATACTGTTCACTTAGCGCTGTGACGTACACATACCGCACAACCAGCTCAGAAGAAAGGGAGAGTAGAGGTCGAACTGAAGGCAACGCACGTGTTGATATTCGTGGACTTATTTCATCATACCCACCGAATATGGATTGAGTAAAATGTGAATCGAGTCATCCAATCGAAAAGATACATTTTTCAAAATCAAATCGCAAGACTTGTTGAGCGGTTCTTGTCTATTGATGTCTAACCTAAACGTACATggcttaggttaggttaggacttAGGCCTAAAGGCCTAAAGGCACTGGATTCGATGCAGTAAACTGCATCGAATCCAGTGAAATTCGTACAAtccattgatattataataatatgctatctACTAATATTAATGACGTGAGCTTACGTCTTAATTAACTTCGTACAATCTGTTATAATATTTACGAAAACGTTGACGAATTATTAGCGATGGATTATATACCGCAGAAGTCAAAATGAATTCTGAAGTCCGACGACTGGATTTCAATGCTGTAGAACGCTTAATTACAtaagttaatattatgataactcaCCAGACTTTTTGATTATTAAGAATAGAATGTGAAGGTAAGAATTGATCTGATAAGTGATATCGTTATTAACAAAAAAGAAACACGTTTGTAAGATCAATTACAAGACAACTAAGAATGAGGATGTAAGGAGCGGCGCCGTCTTTCTTGCCTCCAATGTCatgcatttatattttatacgatATTTATCACAAAGATTGGGGCAGTCCATAATTTTACTgactttatgaaaattttataccCTTTATATCAACGACGAACATTTAAAACCTTCAAAATATACATTAGAATCATTTATGGATGAGTTGCTACTTGTCTCAATCTACTACCACCTAACCTAGCTTTTGCAGAAACTCAAAGAACAAGTTTGAGGTTTTGAGGTTGTGAGATTTAAGAGTAAAAAAATCTACTTTCTTATCCTTATAAATCTGAAAGCAATCATTCTGTCTTTACTTTAGTctgattataaatataataataataatcagtggACAAGTTACTTacaaaatttgaatttttattaccACCTAATAACTAGTTTGAATATCACTTCCAAGTAGCCTCTTTAAGGTACTCGGTTTTTATAGTCCAACCAAATTTAATAGGTGTAAGTTATCTAGTGATTTGGATTAAAAtatatcatacatattatatcttcTGTTCGATCTAtttagagtctggctagcgaaagatgagactgggaaaaagcggcaaattaaaaaaaatcgacgtataacaaccctgtttatagccggaattatagttttattctacgaactacgaataataaaaactaagaaaccttattattcgtagttcttttttttttttttttttttttttttaaaagtccccctaacattatcagggctatttattttctatttgtctatacatacaatccaattccaataaaaatacaaatgattccactaaaataaacaattaaaataaaatacaattaaaatgtcaaataataaaacaacggcacaaatataaaaccaaaattacagagactatcctaatatcacaattcacagcttaAAATTAGatcctaattattgttatcacaCAAAATACTACCGTTACGCTTATTTACTACACCCACGATTATCCTGCAAAAAGCCAGGAAGATATCCCGCTTTTTACCCCCCAGGATGgatggcagattctcacccgttatcgatgtgcccaatttcggctcaatatcgtatctattgctagcaaaaattgggcactcgagtagcaggtgaggaaccgtctcctcaactcctggctgacacaggcaggacggatcctccttcagcttgaatctgttcaagtagaaggcgaatccgccgtgaccggtcagaatctgtgtggtgtggtgtgtgatgtctattttctgtactattttgtatgcagcagcagcgtctgggaaaaagagcttcgtgactccggccgtccctcccacttcATATCTCCTGTTccattcctcaatcgtatcctctctcaagatacgcttgacgaatgaaacaggacacagatcgtagtcaggtttccttctcaatttcagcgcggcctccttggctaattcgtcaaccctctcattccctctcaaccctgcgtgcgccttaatccaaaacaaggagacctcccgcctctgcaatgcagcttttcggagggccgcccttgtttgcactgccaggggatgaggggaactaagggtgaccgcctggagagccgatctggaatcactaaggataccgacctttgccattccactcttgcaggctatacttactgctct encodes:
- the LOC121739076 gene encoding uncharacterized protein LOC121739076, whose amino-acid sequence is MRILPLIVLIACVSCALARPQEEEAKPAPARGLLKRGPPPKSKTTTTTPAPAQEEAEYDDEGEYEQEEQHEASTEAPPSSTEGKKLVGNGVRPFRSNTDLLETLKRKRAQAAEARHASPASHSEDGQADGPVKANYNKKRFNAGKTEESGKTGKSRFTRPSKASQEVEAEEEPPTPSPRTGRTFRRGN